The following are from one region of the Streptomyces sp. L2 genome:
- a CDS encoding helix-turn-helix domain-containing protein, translating to MSTLVFESDDLSETEEFLSHAYGRMRISSSTPGPSHATIRREATPCVTVDECDLSFDMTYSTNPLHRICLCLVHEGTVRSHSIGDSIEALGPGDVASLASPELPSYGRICSARYNITMLEPDLLSQVATRANSREPQPVRLTGHLPHSAAAARQLRSTIHYLRDHVLAEPAVANQPLIISTATQLLAASVLSAFPNTARTDPSASDRNDAHPRTLRRALTYMDDHVGEPITLADIAGAAHVTIRSLQYAFRRHLDTTPLAHLRRMRLACAHHDLLAASPSSGTTVTDIAMRWGFFHVGRFAALYRETYGCPPRQDLRTSTAVRTSRSQSDDVPKPVALI from the coding sequence ATGAGCACCCTGGTCTTCGAGAGCGACGATCTGAGTGAGACCGAGGAATTCCTCAGTCATGCCTACGGCAGGATGCGCATCAGCAGCTCCACGCCTGGGCCCAGCCACGCGACGATCCGCCGCGAAGCGACGCCCTGCGTGACGGTCGACGAGTGCGACCTGAGCTTCGACATGACCTACTCCACCAACCCGCTGCACAGGATCTGCCTGTGCCTGGTCCATGAGGGCACCGTCCGCAGCCATTCCATCGGGGACAGCATTGAGGCCTTGGGCCCCGGAGACGTGGCCTCACTGGCCTCGCCGGAGTTGCCTTCCTACGGACGGATCTGCTCCGCCCGCTACAACATCACCATGCTGGAGCCGGATCTGCTCTCCCAAGTGGCCACCAGAGCTAACAGTCGAGAGCCCCAGCCGGTCCGGCTGACCGGGCACCTGCCGCACTCCGCGGCGGCAGCCCGCCAGTTGCGGAGCACCATCCATTACCTGCGCGACCACGTTCTGGCCGAGCCCGCTGTCGCGAACCAGCCCCTGATCATCTCCACCGCGACCCAACTGCTGGCCGCGAGCGTCCTCTCCGCCTTCCCCAACACGGCGCGCACCGACCCCAGCGCATCCGATCGCAACGACGCGCACCCACGTACGCTGCGCCGGGCTCTCACCTATATGGACGACCATGTCGGCGAACCCATCACCCTTGCCGACATCGCCGGTGCCGCCCACGTCACCATCCGCTCTCTGCAATACGCCTTTCGCCGGCACCTCGACACGACTCCGCTCGCGCACCTCCGCCGGATGCGCCTCGCGTGCGCCCACCACGACCTATTGGCAGCCTCCCCTTCCAGCGGCACCACAGTCACCGACATCGCCATGCGATGGGGCTTTTTCCACGTCGGCCGCTTCGCCGCCTTGTACCGGGAAACGTACGGCTGCCCGCCGCGTCAGGACCTCCGGACATCCACGGCAGTCCGAACGTCACGCTCTCAGTCGGACGACGTACCGAAGCCAGTCGCGTTGATCTGA
- a CDS encoding O-antigen polysaccharide polymerase Wzy family protein — MTADLAGEPPTGSAADEPTVPAVEAGSVSPRAVLSRALAVPLALGLVFVLPVMVAVQPGPGVHDVAYWLQLTLTCYAGARLVAMILTARRRLIQGSFWLFAYVAMGVAPLAQAVLGQTPTPVVGPRSDLVLAESLTLCGCVAFDVGVQLARHRPPVFRSARGPRRTASVNRRRLYVLVAFAYLASALFVVKLGGPAVFFSSRQEISEGIQASTGGGGHSQIGSAFLRGFGTVPALLAFLFLTRWLVASRHARRRLPVIAMWAGLLVVNAVVNNPVSNPRYWFLTVMFSVLFTAFPRSPVTYRAALATGVVAALLLFPFMDRFRYDEGGRRPVESASVLDPLVRKDYDQVGMFANTITFADSGEGHTYGGQLMASVLFFVPRSMWQDKPLDSGVRVGQWMGMNNTNLSSPLWAELWLDFGPAGMTGGFFALGYVCARADRRYGHRTVDHPQPGHTLAIVIPLISGYAFILLRGPLLQASGRVGIALVCLALVTTFRPDERKLLG, encoded by the coding sequence ATGACAGCCGACTTAGCGGGGGAGCCGCCGACTGGATCCGCGGCCGACGAGCCGACCGTCCCGGCGGTGGAGGCCGGGTCCGTTTCGCCACGGGCAGTGCTTTCGCGGGCCTTGGCGGTCCCGCTGGCACTGGGTCTGGTGTTCGTTCTGCCGGTGATGGTGGCCGTACAGCCGGGCCCCGGTGTGCATGACGTGGCGTACTGGCTGCAGCTCACGCTCACCTGCTATGCGGGGGCGCGACTGGTCGCGATGATCCTTACGGCGCGGCGCCGTCTGATCCAGGGGTCGTTCTGGCTGTTCGCCTATGTGGCTATGGGTGTCGCTCCGCTGGCACAGGCGGTTCTGGGCCAGACGCCTACGCCGGTGGTCGGGCCGCGTTCGGACCTGGTGCTCGCGGAGTCGCTGACGCTGTGTGGCTGTGTGGCTTTCGATGTGGGTGTTCAGCTGGCCCGCCACCGCCCGCCGGTATTCCGCAGTGCCCGCGGACCACGGCGTACCGCCTCAGTCAACCGTCGCCGGCTGTATGTGCTGGTGGCCTTCGCGTATCTCGCGAGCGCGCTGTTCGTCGTGAAGCTGGGCGGCCCCGCGGTCTTCTTCAGCAGCCGGCAGGAGATCAGCGAGGGGATCCAGGCAAGCACCGGGGGCGGTGGCCACTCCCAGATCGGCTCGGCGTTTCTCCGCGGCTTCGGGACCGTGCCCGCGCTGCTGGCGTTCCTGTTCCTGACCCGCTGGCTGGTCGCCTCCCGCCATGCACGGCGCCGCCTGCCGGTGATCGCCATGTGGGCCGGGCTGCTCGTGGTGAACGCGGTGGTCAACAACCCGGTTTCCAATCCGCGCTACTGGTTCCTGACCGTGATGTTCTCCGTCCTCTTCACCGCCTTTCCCAGAAGCCCGGTAACGTACCGGGCGGCGCTCGCCACCGGGGTCGTGGCCGCCCTTCTGCTGTTTCCGTTCATGGACCGCTTCCGCTATGACGAGGGGGGGCGGCGGCCAGTGGAGTCGGCTTCTGTCCTGGACCCGCTGGTGCGCAAGGACTATGACCAGGTCGGCATGTTCGCCAACACCATCACCTTCGCCGACTCGGGTGAGGGCCACACCTACGGCGGCCAGCTCATGGCGTCGGTGCTGTTCTTCGTCCCGCGCTCGATGTGGCAGGACAAGCCGCTCGATTCCGGCGTGCGGGTCGGTCAGTGGATGGGCATGAACAACACCAACCTGTCCTCGCCTCTGTGGGCCGAGCTCTGGCTGGACTTCGGGCCGGCGGGCATGACAGGGGGATTCTTCGCCCTGGGCTATGTCTGTGCCCGCGCCGACCGCCGCTACGGCCATCGCACGGTCGACCATCCCCAGCCGGGTCACACCCTGGCCATCGTCATCCCCCTGATCAGCGGCTACGCCTTCATCCTGCTGCGTGGCCCGCTGCTCCAGGCCTCGGGCCGCGTGGGCATCGCACTTGTGTGTCTCGCCCTGGTCACCACCTTCCGCCCGGACGAGCGAAAACTGCTCGGGTAG
- a CDS encoding glycosyltransferase — MRVLHVVTLHTPTNDFGGPTRVALNLSKGLRARGVDARIATLGDGFTGPLPSAIEGVPSFMFQARHVLPRFEVSGITSLALLARARRLVEAADVVHVHLMRDLITLPFALMALRCGRPVVLQTHGMIDPTDQRVARLVDLLGLRRVLREADGLLYLTDAERDGVQAVIPGTPLKNAHRLVNGVTLNERRPPRGERPPTVLYLARVQQRKRPQDFIRAIPTVLKEYPEARFVLAGPDTGALAGPMLDLARDLGVQDSVEYVGALGHTEVLEQLRQSDVYVLPSVVEPFAVSILEAMSVGLPVVVTRTGGLSPDVAAARAGRLTDSRPDTDNGEAVGEAILELLDPSANAEASEAAFRLVRDKFSIEAVVDTLLDVYDGVVR, encoded by the coding sequence GTGCGAGTTCTGCACGTCGTGACGTTACACACGCCGACCAATGACTTCGGGGGGCCCACCCGTGTGGCCCTCAATCTCTCGAAGGGCCTCAGAGCCCGCGGAGTGGACGCGCGGATCGCCACGCTGGGCGACGGATTCACCGGACCGCTCCCCTCGGCCATTGAGGGAGTGCCGTCCTTCATGTTCCAGGCGCGGCACGTACTGCCGCGGTTCGAGGTCAGCGGCATCACATCGCTCGCGCTGCTCGCCCGCGCCCGACGGCTGGTGGAGGCGGCCGACGTCGTCCACGTCCATCTCATGCGGGACCTGATCACACTGCCGTTCGCGCTCATGGCGCTCAGGTGTGGTCGGCCGGTCGTGCTCCAGACGCACGGCATGATCGACCCGACCGACCAGCGGGTCGCCCGCCTGGTCGACTTGCTGGGGCTGCGACGCGTGCTGCGCGAGGCCGACGGCCTGCTGTATCTGACCGATGCGGAGCGGGACGGGGTCCAAGCAGTCATCCCGGGCACCCCTCTGAAAAACGCGCATCGCCTGGTCAACGGCGTGACGCTGAACGAGCGGCGCCCCCCGCGCGGCGAGCGTCCGCCAACCGTGCTTTATCTGGCCCGGGTGCAGCAGCGCAAGCGCCCCCAAGACTTCATCAGAGCCATCCCCACCGTGCTGAAGGAGTACCCCGAGGCACGCTTCGTGCTGGCCGGGCCCGACACGGGAGCACTCGCGGGACCGATGCTCGACCTCGCGCGGGATCTGGGAGTTCAGGACTCGGTGGAGTACGTGGGGGCGCTGGGTCACACCGAGGTGCTGGAGCAGTTGCGGCAGTCGGACGTCTACGTCCTGCCCTCCGTCGTCGAACCGTTCGCCGTGTCGATCCTGGAAGCCATGTCAGTAGGCCTGCCAGTCGTCGTGACCCGGACCGGCGGGCTGTCTCCGGATGTCGCGGCGGCCCGTGCCGGACGGCTGACGGACAGCCGCCCGGACACGGACAACGGCGAAGCCGTCGGTGAAGCCATCCTCGAACTGCTGGATCCCTCAGCCAACGCGGAGGCGTCCGAAGCGGCCTTCCGGCTCGTCCGCGACAAGTTCTCCATCGAGGCGGTCGTCGACACCTTGCTCGATGTCTACGACGGGGTCGTCCGGTAG